A genomic region of Synechococcus sp. NOUM97013 contains the following coding sequences:
- the lpxB gene encoding lipid-A-disaccharide synthase, producing MVRLLISTGEVSGDLQGSLLIAALHRQAALKGIDLEVLALGGERMRAAGAELLADTAPMGAIGLWEALPLVLPTLKLQARVDRLLRQRPPDGVVLIDYMGANLRLGNSLRRRLPHIPITYYIAPQEWAWRIGDGGTTELLKFTDRILAIFPAEAEFYERMGAEVTWVGHPLLDTVLSRPERAEARAQLGLPDQGKLLLLFPASRPQELRYLMPVLAAAAARLQHQDPSLDVMVPAGLERFEQPLREALEAAGVRAKVIPADQADGLKSLLFAAADLALGKSGTVNVELALQGVPQVVGYRVSRVTAWVARHLLRFKVAHISPVNLLLNERLVPELLQDEFDADRLVELAAPLLEAGETRKTMLSGYDRLRSTLGEPGVTDRAAAAILDQLSAPSDP from the coding sequence ATGGTGCGGTTGTTGATCAGCACCGGTGAGGTGTCGGGTGATCTGCAGGGCAGCCTGCTGATTGCGGCGTTGCATCGACAGGCGGCCCTTAAGGGCATCGACCTGGAGGTGCTTGCTCTTGGTGGTGAGCGCATGCGTGCCGCCGGGGCGGAACTGCTGGCGGACACGGCACCGATGGGGGCCATCGGGCTCTGGGAAGCCTTGCCGCTGGTGCTGCCCACGCTCAAACTGCAGGCACGCGTGGACCGGCTGCTGCGGCAGCGTCCCCCCGATGGTGTGGTGCTGATCGATTACATGGGTGCCAACTTGCGCCTCGGCAACAGTCTGCGGCGGCGCTTGCCGCACATTCCGATCACCTATTACATCGCTCCCCAGGAGTGGGCTTGGCGCATCGGTGATGGTGGCACCACGGAGCTGCTCAAGTTCACCGACCGCATTTTGGCGATCTTCCCGGCGGAAGCGGAGTTCTATGAGCGGATGGGTGCTGAAGTCACCTGGGTGGGCCATCCGCTGCTCGACACGGTGCTGAGCCGTCCGGAGCGGGCCGAGGCTCGGGCTCAGCTGGGCTTGCCGGACCAGGGCAAGCTGCTGCTGCTGTTCCCGGCGTCGCGGCCCCAGGAGCTGCGCTACCTGATGCCGGTGCTGGCGGCGGCGGCGGCTCGCCTGCAACACCAGGACCCCAGCCTGGATGTGATGGTTCCCGCTGGGCTGGAACGGTTTGAACAGCCCCTGCGCGAGGCCCTGGAGGCGGCAGGTGTGCGCGCCAAGGTGATTCCCGCCGATCAGGCGGATGGTCTCAAGTCGTTGCTGTTTGCTGCGGCCGATCTGGCGCTCGGCAAGTCGGGCACGGTGAATGTGGAACTGGCTCTGCAGGGGGTTCCCCAGGTGGTGGGCTATCGGGTGAGCCGCGTGACCGCCTGGGTGGCCCGGCATTTGCTGCGCTTCAAGGTGGCGCACATTTCACCGGTGAACCTGCTGCTGAATGAGCGGTTGGTGCCGGAGCTGCTTCAGGATGAGTTCGATGCGGATCGCCTGGTGGAGCTGGCGGCACCGTTGCTGGAGGCTGGCGAGACACGCAAGACCATGCTCAGTGGCTATGACCGACTGCGGTCCACCTTGGGTGAGCCGGGGGTGACCGATCGGGCCGCCGCCGCCATCCTCGACCAGCTCTCTGCCCCGTCCGACCCGTGA
- the lpxA gene encoding acyl-ACP--UDP-N-acetylglucosamine O-acyltransferase, translated as MSEQRSPAVTAEDRPPQVHPLAAVDPGAELANGVVIGPGAVVGPEVRIGANTWVGPNAVLDGRLTIGAHNKIFPGACLGLEPQDLKYKGAPTQVVIGDHNAIRECVTINRATEEGEETRIGDHNLLMAYCHLGHNCVLGNGIVMSNGIQVAGHVLIEDKAVIGGCLGIHQFVHIGGMAMVGGMTRVDRDVPPYCLVEGHPGRVRGLNRVGLRRRGLDGEELKQLQEVWSLLYRSDHVIADGLRLAREQTLMPLADHLCTFLEGSISKGRRGPMPAATGR; from the coding sequence ATGAGCGAACAGCGATCTCCCGCCGTGACTGCTGAGGACCGTCCTCCACAGGTTCACCCCCTGGCAGCGGTCGACCCTGGCGCTGAACTGGCGAACGGGGTGGTGATCGGCCCTGGTGCCGTCGTAGGCCCTGAGGTGCGGATCGGAGCCAACACCTGGGTGGGCCCCAATGCTGTGCTCGATGGTCGGCTGACGATCGGTGCGCATAACAAGATCTTTCCGGGTGCCTGTCTGGGGCTCGAGCCTCAGGACCTCAAATACAAAGGTGCCCCGACGCAGGTTGTGATCGGTGATCACAACGCCATTCGTGAATGCGTGACCATCAACCGGGCCACTGAAGAGGGCGAGGAGACCCGCATCGGTGATCACAACCTGCTGATGGCTTATTGCCATCTGGGCCACAACTGCGTCCTGGGCAACGGCATCGTGATGTCGAACGGCATTCAGGTGGCTGGCCATGTGCTGATCGAAGACAAGGCCGTGATCGGCGGTTGCCTGGGCATTCACCAGTTCGTGCACATCGGTGGCATGGCCATGGTGGGCGGCATGACCCGGGTGGATCGGGATGTGCCCCCCTATTGCCTGGTGGAGGGTCACCCCGGCCGCGTTCGTGGCCTGAACCGCGTGGGTCTGCGGCGACGGGGCCTTGATGGCGAGGAGCTCAAGCAGCTGCAGGAGGTGTGGTCGCTGCTCTACCGCTCGGATCACGTGATTGCCGACGGTCTACGTCTGGCGCGGGAGCAGACGCTGATGCCCCTGGCGGATCATCTCTGCACGTTCCTGGAAGGTTCGATCTCGAAAGGACGGCGGGGTCCGATGCCAGCCGCGACCGGTCGCTGA
- the fabZ gene encoding 3-hydroxyacyl-ACP dehydratase FabZ has protein sequence MGLLPHRYPFALVDRVIEHVPGEKAVALKNVTMNEPQFQGHFPGRPLMPGVLIVEAMAQVGGLIVTQMPDLPKGLFVFAGIDGVRFRRPVVPGDQLRITCELISLKRQRFGKVKAEAKVDGQLVCSGDLMFSLVD, from the coding sequence ATGGGGTTGCTGCCGCATCGCTATCCCTTCGCGCTGGTGGATCGCGTGATTGAGCATGTCCCCGGTGAAAAAGCGGTGGCGCTTAAGAACGTCACCATGAACGAGCCGCAGTTTCAGGGGCATTTCCCCGGGCGACCGTTGATGCCGGGCGTGCTGATTGTTGAAGCGATGGCCCAGGTGGGTGGATTGATCGTCACCCAGATGCCGGATCTGCCCAAGGGGTTGTTCGTGTTTGCAGGCATCGACGGTGTGCGCTTCCGCCGTCCGGTGGTGCCCGGCGATCAGCTGCGCATCACCTGTGAGCTGATCAGTCTCAAGCGTCAGCGTTTCGGCAAGGTGAAAGCCGAGGCCAAGGTGGACGGCCAGCTGGTGTGTTCTGGCGATCTCATGTTCTCGTTGGTGGACTGA
- the lpxC gene encoding UDP-3-O-acyl-N-acetylglucosamine deacetylase — protein MVSWPTDYDGAWTLAGSARRSGIGLHSGDEVAVVLHPWPEAGVWVSWSGDAQPPVRLQPSQVRDSQLCTTLELGDRRLATVEHLLAALAGCGLTHVHLEVDGGEVPLLDGSAQGWVEAIAEAGITHAATPAARRPVLEGPVALHRGNSVITATPADQFTLVGVIDFPQPAIGRQQCTVALTPERFVAEIAPARTFGFREQVEQLRAAGLIQGGALDNALVCDGDHWVNPPLRFADEPVRHKLLDLIGDLALVGFPRAQVLVYRGSHGLHTDLAAALADCSAVQL, from the coding sequence ATGGTCTCCTGGCCCACTGATTACGACGGTGCATGGACCCTGGCCGGTTCAGCCCGTCGCAGCGGCATCGGTCTCCACAGCGGCGATGAGGTGGCTGTGGTGCTGCATCCCTGGCCTGAGGCTGGCGTCTGGGTGAGCTGGTCAGGTGATGCCCAACCCCCCGTGCGTCTCCAGCCCTCTCAGGTGCGCGACAGTCAGCTCTGTACCACGCTGGAGCTGGGTGATCGGCGACTGGCCACTGTGGAACACCTGCTGGCGGCGTTGGCTGGCTGCGGCCTGACCCATGTGCATCTGGAGGTGGACGGCGGTGAAGTGCCGTTGCTGGATGGTTCAGCCCAGGGCTGGGTTGAGGCGATCGCTGAGGCGGGGATCACGCATGCCGCCACACCCGCGGCCCGTCGCCCTGTGCTGGAGGGTCCAGTGGCACTTCACCGTGGCAACAGTGTGATCACCGCGACGCCTGCGGATCAGTTCACGCTGGTGGGTGTGATCGATTTCCCGCAGCCGGCGATTGGCCGTCAGCAATGCACCGTGGCGCTCACCCCAGAGCGTTTCGTTGCGGAGATCGCCCCCGCCCGCACCTTCGGTTTCCGTGAACAGGTGGAGCAGTTGCGTGCCGCGGGCTTGATTCAAGGCGGGGCTTTGGACAATGCTCTGGTCTGCGACGGGGATCATTGGGTCAATCCACCCCTGCGTTTTGCCGACGAGCCGGTGCGCCATAAGCTGCTGGACCTGATCGGTGATCTGGCACTGGTGGGTTTCCCACGTGCCCAGGTGCTGGTCTACCGCGGCTCCCATGGTCTGCACACCGACCTCGCGGCGGCCCTGGCCGATTGTTCCGCTGTTCAGCTCTGA
- a CDS encoding BamA/TamA family outer membrane protein yields the protein MAAFSSRRTRNAVRHGALGLALALPLVAGLPTQAQSEAAGTERDETQLEDVQGDGLSGEPGAAEPIEVVPAPASGPVAEPIPETSEQARVLITEVIIEGIDGHPEQERLELAAYDAMAVRPGSRVTRDELKLDLDAIYATGWFSDVRIEPINGPLGVQLVVQVMPNPVLSKVVLEPEDSYIEPQVIEDTFSADYGRTLNLSELQLRMKELQKWYADQGYSLARVSGPTRVSPDGVVELKVLIGTVAGVEVKFVNKEGEDTNEKGEPLKGKTRPWVVSREISLKPGEPFNRTQLEGDIRRLYATSLFSDVKVTLKPVTGEPGAITIVLGIVEQSTGSLSGGLGYSQSQGVFGQVQLSDSNLFGRAWNLALNITYGQFGGLANLTFSDPWIKGDSHRTSFRTSLFLSREVPQVFQSQNDGDIRTLEGYEDNGSRNAYSINSDNNPADSKFDNVAEAGNEFPNVSWFDYEGDSVALQRVGGNVIFARPLNGGDPFKRVPWSVLAGLNLQNVRPINFSGDTRPYGIPNDRFRDGKIPDDEIICVAFNCANENNLASVRLAASYNNLNDARNPTSGNFFTVSTEQYVSVGENSPTFNRVRGTYTHFIPVRWLKLFKGCRPKEGEPENCPQALAFQFKAGTVLGQLPPYEAFCLGGSNSVRGWFDCDLAVGRSFGEATIEYRFPLISIFAGEVFLDAGTDFGSQGNVPGRPGDLLDKPGSGVSPGIGVIMTTPVGPLRLEVASQNFTDEYRFNLGVGWKF from the coding sequence ATGGCCGCTTTCTCCTCCCGCCGAACCCGGAATGCCGTTCGGCACGGTGCGTTGGGTCTGGCGCTGGCCTTGCCTCTGGTCGCGGGTTTGCCGACGCAGGCCCAGAGCGAGGCCGCTGGAACGGAACGCGATGAGACCCAGCTCGAAGACGTGCAGGGCGATGGTCTGAGCGGGGAGCCTGGTGCGGCCGAGCCCATCGAGGTGGTGCCCGCTCCCGCTTCCGGTCCGGTGGCCGAGCCGATCCCGGAGACGTCGGAGCAAGCGCGGGTGCTGATCACGGAGGTGATCATTGAGGGCATCGATGGTCACCCCGAGCAGGAGCGTCTTGAACTGGCCGCCTATGACGCCATGGCCGTGCGTCCTGGCAGCCGCGTCACCCGGGATGAGCTGAAGCTCGACCTCGATGCGATCTACGCCACTGGTTGGTTCTCCGATGTGCGCATCGAGCCGATCAACGGCCCGCTGGGCGTGCAGCTGGTGGTGCAGGTGATGCCCAATCCGGTGCTCAGCAAGGTGGTGCTTGAGCCGGAGGACAGTTACATCGAGCCTCAGGTGATTGAGGACACCTTCAGTGCGGACTATGGCCGCACGCTCAATCTCAGTGAGCTGCAGCTGCGCATGAAGGAGCTGCAGAAGTGGTACGCCGACCAGGGGTACTCCCTCGCTCGGGTGAGCGGACCGACTCGGGTGAGCCCGGATGGTGTGGTGGAGCTCAAGGTGCTGATCGGCACCGTCGCCGGCGTGGAGGTCAAATTCGTCAACAAGGAGGGTGAAGACACCAACGAGAAGGGCGAGCCCCTCAAAGGCAAGACCAGACCCTGGGTGGTCTCCCGCGAAATCTCCCTCAAACCGGGCGAGCCATTCAATCGAACGCAGCTTGAGGGCGACATTCGTCGCCTCTACGCCACCTCACTGTTCAGCGACGTGAAGGTGACCCTGAAGCCTGTGACCGGTGAGCCGGGAGCGATCACCATCGTGCTCGGCATCGTTGAGCAGTCCACAGGCTCGCTCTCCGGCGGTCTTGGCTACAGCCAAAGCCAGGGTGTGTTCGGTCAGGTTCAGCTGTCAGACAGCAACCTGTTCGGACGTGCCTGGAATCTTGCGCTCAACATCACCTACGGCCAGTTCGGTGGCCTGGCGAACCTCACTTTCTCCGATCCCTGGATCAAAGGCGATTCGCACCGCACGTCCTTCCGCACCTCGCTGTTCCTCAGCCGTGAAGTGCCGCAGGTGTTCCAGAGCCAGAACGACGGCGACATCCGCACCCTGGAGGGCTACGAGGACAACGGCTCCAGGAACGCTTACTCGATCAACTCCGACAACAACCCGGCTGATAGCAAGTTCGACAATGTCGCTGAGGCTGGCAATGAATTTCCCAACGTCAGTTGGTTTGATTACGAAGGCGATTCCGTGGCCCTCCAGCGGGTTGGCGGCAATGTGATCTTTGCCAGACCGTTGAACGGTGGTGATCCCTTCAAGCGGGTGCCCTGGTCTGTGCTGGCCGGTTTGAATCTGCAGAACGTTCGCCCGATCAACTTCAGTGGCGATACGCGTCCTTACGGCATCCCCAACGATCGCTTCCGCGACGGCAAGATCCCCGACGATGAAATTATCTGCGTGGCGTTCAACTGCGCCAACGAGAACAATCTTGCCAGTGTGCGTCTGGCCGCCTCGTACAACAACCTGAACGATGCCCGCAATCCAACATCGGGCAACTTCTTCACGGTGAGCACGGAGCAGTACGTCTCCGTGGGTGAGAACTCACCCACCTTCAACCGTGTTCGCGGCACCTACACACACTTCATTCCAGTGCGTTGGCTGAAGCTGTTCAAGGGTTGCCGACCGAAGGAGGGTGAGCCGGAGAACTGCCCGCAGGCACTGGCCTTCCAGTTCAAGGCTGGCACCGTGCTGGGTCAGCTGCCGCCCTATGAGGCTTTCTGTCTGGGTGGTTCCAACTCTGTGCGGGGTTGGTTTGACTGCGACCTGGCTGTGGGCCGCAGCTTCGGTGAAGCCACGATCGAATACCGCTTCCCACTGATCAGCATCTTTGCGGGTGAAGTCTTCCTTGATGCCGGCACCGACTTCGGCTCCCAGGGCAATGTTCCCGGCAGGCCCGGCGATTTGCTCGACAAGCCCGGTTCTGGTGTGTCACCGGGTATCGGTGTGATCATGACTACGCCGGTGGGTCCCCTGCGTTTGGAGGTGGCCAGCCAGAATTTCACCGATGAGTACCGCTTCAACCTGGGTGTCGGCTGGAAGTTCTAA